A genomic region of Arachis hypogaea cultivar Tifrunner chromosome 5, arahy.Tifrunner.gnm2.J5K5, whole genome shotgun sequence contains the following coding sequences:
- the LOC112803452 gene encoding F-box/LRR-repeat protein At3g26922 translates to MGDETCLKKNKKKRLNRRKEENKGTNISDLPNALICEILSNLPTKEAIRTSVLSKHWRHQWKNIYKFELKEESHDRRENFKDFVKRLLRGCNNSLSLKKFCLSCEVGEDAALINIWLTAFISSGIEELILDFESVTEQLYFPEGVFNSPTLKKFHLSMPFALILPLNYNFKNLKELTLKHVVFQDGPSTQQLFSSCRSLQDMTLVDCNWMNVGTVCICSPSLQSLTIREWNDDDEEQEEEEEENGRNQLPSQCQIVIIGSKLKTFSYDGDMANHYFFYCTGSVVNASVCIRAWQSSLENAFFVFKMLKAFPSVEKLSITDAAIETLCHAPCLIQHLPRFNKLTQLQVQTDMPMNFPCAAFITILRNSPCLQTLEFDNKVTNDIY, encoded by the coding sequence ATGGGTGACGAAACATGtctgaagaagaataagaagaaaaggCTGAACCGGCGCAAGGAAGAAAATAAGGGTACCAATATATCGGATCTACCCAACGCCCTTATCTGTGAGATATTATCCAACCTTCCCACCAAAGAGGCAATTCGGACAAGCGTGCTATCCAAACATTGGAGGCATCAGTGGAAGAACATCTACAAATTTGAGTTGAAAGAAGAATCACATGACAGGAGAGAAAACTTCAAGGACTTCGTCAAGAGGTTACTCAGGGGATGTAACAATTCCTTGTCCCTCAAGAAATTCTGTCTCAGCTGCGAGGTGGGTGAGGATGCTGCTCTCATTAATATATGGCTCACGGCCTTCATTAGCAGCGGAATTGAAGAGCTGATTCTTGATTTCGAGAGTGTTACGGAGCAACTGTACTTCCCTGAAGGCGTGTTTAATTCCCCAACGCTCAAAAAGTTTCATCTCAGCATGCCCTTCGCCCTCATCCTTCCTCTCAACTATAACTTCAAGAATCTAAAGGAATTGACTCTCAAACATGTTGTGTTCCAAGATGGGCCCTCAACACAGCAGCTCTTCTCCAGCTGCCGCTCCCTCCAGGACATGACCCTTGTTGACTGCAACTGGATGAATGTTGGAACCGTCTGCATTTGTTCTCCCTCGCTTCAGAGCTTGACAATAAGGGAatggaatgatgatgatgaagaacaagaagaggaagaagaggagaatgGCAGAAATCAGCTTCCTTCTCAATGCCAGATAGTGATAATTGGATCTAAGTTGAAGACATTTTCATACGATGGTGACATGGCAAACCATTATTTCTTTTATTGCACAGGTTCCGTAGTGAACGCAAGTGTTTGTATTCGCGCATGGCAAAGTAGTTTGGAGAATGCGTTTTTCGTGTTCAAAATGCTGAAAGCCTTCCCGAGTGTGGAGAAGCTGTCCATCACCGACGCCGCCATAGAGACACTGTGCCACGCGCCCTGTCTGATCCAGCATCTGCCTCGCTTCAACAAGCTCACGCAGCTTCAAGTCCAGACGGACATGCCAATGAACTTTCCCTGCGCAGCCTTCATCACCATACTGCGCAACTCACCATGCCTTCAAACCCTTGAGTTTGATAATAAGGTAACCaatgatatatattaa